In a single window of the Rhodamnia argentea isolate NSW1041297 chromosome 2, ASM2092103v1, whole genome shotgun sequence genome:
- the LOC115752598 gene encoding uncharacterized protein LOC115752598, producing MASLTPGVLLKLLQSINSKVKVCGEYRSVLLQVISIVPALSGSELWPNQGFFVKVSDSSHSTYVSLSKEDNELILNNKLQLGQFFYVDRVEAGTPVPILVGVRPVPGRNPFVGNPKDLMQILEPSKGPSPAQGEAISSTKLNEQTEAKEKDESLKQKFVIKEDKVVVASRYMQGVLVSHKVGESDSNGGKTNESENGGCGKRAGSARYKQQELKGQTRTSTPPTSRPEVLGLKPDAPIPNMRDAAAPLKSMPKRAISKQENMHANLPPVNKERINSAESMTWASLPPILLKSGKGILKRRNVASLVAAEAQKEASAAGTLIKCLSMFGDLSSSTAAEDPHGSLTKFFTLYQLIDQLNQSTLLRNTVLPLSSHSPTTNIEKPNNRGVTTPGRGILKSSKPNLEITVTEKLEWAKGDGARQIKEMRHTLLQETECWFLKFLELVLDTGFRASAPEKKGKDALGRRTEPNNNHIAVTLSQLKQASEWLDRFRGKLHSQNSGLQLETVDRLKQKVYSSLLVHVESAATALETRSDRS from the exons ATGGCATCCCTTACACCAGGAGTGCTTCTAAAGCTCCTTCAGAGCATAAACTCCAAGGTCAAAGTTTGTGGAGAATATCGATCTGTCCTCCTACAAGTCATCAGCATTGTGCCGGCCTTAAGCGGATCAGAACTGTGGCCTAACCAAGGGTTCTTTGTGAAAGTATCTGATTCCTCTCACTCCACGTATGTCTCGCTATCAAAGGAAGACAATGAACTCATTCTGAACAATAAGTTACAACTAGGCCAGTTCTTTTATGTTGATCGAGTCGAAGCAGGCACGCCTGTGCCTATCCTGGTTGGGGTAAGACCGGTTCCTGGGAGGAATCCCTTCGTGGGAAATCCCAAAGACTTGATGCAAATATTAGAGCCATCCAAAGGGCCTAGTCCAGCGCAAGGTGAAGCCATTAGTAGCACCAAATTGAATGAGCAAACagaagcaaaagagaaagatgAAAGCTTGAAACAGAAGTTTGTTATCAAAGAAGACAAGGTGGTCGTTGCATCAAGGTATATGCAGGGTGTCTTAGTGTCCCACAAAGTTGGTGAATCCGATTCAAATGGAGGGAAGACAAATGAAAGTGAGAACGGTGGATGTGGCAAAAGGGCTGGCTCAGCAAGATACAAACAGCAAGAGCTTAAAGGCCAG ACACGTACATCTACTCCTCCTACAAGTCGTCCTGAAGTCCTTGGATTGAAGCCTGATGCTCCTATACCCAACATGAGGGATGCTGCTGCACCTCTGAAGAGCATGCCTAAACGTGCTATAAGCAAGCAGGAGAACATGCACGCTAATCTGCCTCCTGTCAATAAAGAAAGGATTAACTCCGCCGAGTCAATGACGtgggcctccctccctcccatcCTTTTGAAATCTGGAAAG GGAATACTTAAAAGGAGGAATGTTGCTTCTTTAGTAGCAGCAGAAGCTCAAAAAGAGGCATCAGCAGCTGGCACTTTGATTAAGTGCCTCAG CATGTTTGGGGATCTCTCCTCGTCTACTGCTGCAGAGGACCCCCACGGTTCGCTTACCAAGTTTTTCACACTCTATCAGCTAATCGACCAATTAAACCAATCGACACTGCTACGAAATACGGTGCTTCCGTTATCTTCTCATTCTCCCACTACAAACATCGAGAAGCCTAACAACCGTGGAGTCACAACTCCCGGAAGAGGTATATTAAAGTCCTCTAAGCCTAATCTTGAGATAACTGTGACTGAGAAACTGGAATGGGCTAAAGGGGATGGTGCTAGACAGATTAAAGAGATGAGACATACCCTCTTACAGGAAACAGAATGTTGGTTCTTAAAATTCCTGGAACTAGTGTTGGACACTGGATTTCGTGCCAGTGCCCCTGAAAAAAAAGGCAAGGATGCTTTGGGACGACGGACTGAGCCGAACAATAACCATATCGCTGTCACGTTATCACAGCTGAAGCAAGCAAGCGAATGGTTGGATAGATTCAGAGGCAAATTACATTCTCAAAACAGCGGACTTCAATTGGAGACTGTTGATAGACTAAAGCAGAAGGTGTACTCTTCTCTGCTCGTACATGTCGAGTCAGCTGCGACAGCTCTAGAGACCCGATCTGACCGTAGTTGA
- the LOC115753699 gene encoding 25.3 kDa vesicle transport protein: MVKLTMIARVTDGLPLAEGLDDGRDLQDAEFYKQQVKALFKNLSKGQNEPSRMSIETGPYYFHYIIEGRVCYLTMCDRAYPKKLAFQYLEDLKNEFERVNGAQIETAARPYAFIKFDTFIQRTKKLYQDTRTQRNISKLNDELYEVHQIMTRNVQEVLGVGEKLDQVSEMSSRLTSESRIYADKARDLNRQALIRKWAPVAIVLGVVFLLFWVKSKIW, from the exons ATGGTGAAGCTCACGATGATCGCCCGTGTCACCGACGGTCTTCCTCTCGCGGAGGGACTCGACGATGGCCGCGATTTGCAGGACGCCGAGTTCTACAAGCAGCAAGTCAAGGCCCTGTTCAAGAATCTCTCCAAAGGCCAAAATGAGCCCTCGAGAATGTCGATCGAGACCGGCCCTTACTACTTCCA TTACATCATTGAAGGGCGTGTCTGTTACTTGACCATGTGTGATCGTGCTTACCCCAAGAAGCTCGCATTCCAGTACCTGGAGGATCTCAAGAATGAATTCGAGCGCGTAAATGGAGCTCAGATCGAAACTGCGGCTAGGCCTTATGCTTTCATCAAATTTG ATACGTTTATACAGAGAACAAAGAAACTGTATCAGGACACTCGTACCCAGAGGAACATTTCAAAGTTGAATGATGAACTCTATGAGGTCCACCAGATTATGACACGCAATGTCCAAGAGGTACTTGGTGTCGGCGAAAAATTGGACC AGGTCAGTGAAATGTCTAGTCGGTTAACATCAGAATCTCGCATATATGCCGACAAGGCCAGAGACTTGAATCGACAG GCGCTAATTCGGAAATGGGCCCCAGTTGCCATTGTTCTGGGAGTGGTCTTCCTTCTCTTCTGGGTCAAATCAAAGATATGGTGA
- the LOC115737982 gene encoding allene oxide cyclase, chloroplastic-like: protein MACSSSALRTISSSSAKLARSSGSASGSPPKTLVPFSLSAPFLPKLAATSPSSLSQSFSALPRRSFSCKSQAYPAGDSTPGKVQELNVYEINERDRGSPAILKLSQKPVNSLGDLIPFSNKLYSGDLQKRVGITAGICILIQNKPEKKGDRYEAIFSFYFGDYGHIAVQGPYLTYEDTFLAVTGGSGIFEGATGQVKLQQLIFPYKLFYTFYLKGIKDLPAELLGKPVEPSPSVEPSPTAKACEPHATIANFTD, encoded by the exons ATGGCTTGTTCCAGCTCTGCTCTCAGAACCATCTCTTCCTCCTCCGCGAAGCTTGCCAGGAGCTCCGGATCTGCAAGCGGTTCGCCTCCCAAGACGCTCGTGCCCTTCAGCCTCTCGGCCCCGTTTCTGCCTAAGCTCGCCGCGACGTCTCCCTCGAGCTTGAGCCAGAGCTTCTCTGCCTTGCCCAGAAGATCCTTCTCTTGCAAGAGCCAGGCCTATCCTGCTGGTGACTCGACCCCTG GGAAAGTGCAAGAACTGAACGTGTACGAGATCAACGAGAGAGATCGAGGAAGCCCGGCTATCCTCAAATTGAGCCAGAAGCCCGTCAATTCGCTCGGCGATCTCATCCCTTTCAGCAACAAA TTGTACAGTGGGGACCTGCAAAAGAGAGTGGGCATAACCGCGGGCATATGCATCCTAATCCAGAACAAGCCGGAGAAGAAAGGCGACCGCTACGAGGCCATCTTCAGCTTCTACTTCGGGGACTATGGCCACATCGCGGTCCAGGGCCCTTACCTGACCTACGAGGACACGTTCCTGGCCGTGACCGGCGGGTCCGGCATCTTCGAGGGGGCGACCGGGCAGGTCAAGCTCCAGCAGCTCATCTTCCCTTACAAGCTCTTCTACACCTTCTACCTCAAGGGCATCAAGGACTTGCCTGCAGAGCTCCTGGGGAAGCCGGTCGAGCCCAGCCCCAGCGTCGAGCCCAGCCCCACCGCCAAGGCCTGCGAGCCGCACGCCACGATTGCTAATTTCACTGATTGA
- the LOC115752113 gene encoding uncharacterized protein LOC115752113, which yields MKSEMPLDYAVFQLSPKRSRCELIASSNGNSEKLASGLVKPFVAHLKVAEEQFARAAQSIKLETRKHNSGQTWFTKGTLERFVRFVSTPEVLELVNTFDAEMSQLEAARRIYSMGSGDQNSDASGGDEAGIAAADATKKELLRAIDVRLAAVRQDLTTACTQASAAGFKPDSVSDLQLFADCFGANRLNEACSKFLSLCQRRPDLLPLWKSGAAERGIRSSCESDMSLDDPTEDQTAPSRPLLVHSNRHSSDQEPCAVQTVGKQSDQSKASTSQQTKSFTTFPVRNDNSNEKDAEAREKKDEESPTIQISQPGRRLSVQDRINLFESKQKENSNSSSGSKPSVSKSIELRRLSSDVSLAPAAVEKAVLRRWSGASDMSIDLSADKRENNGESPLCTPSSTSISQEKHTVFPVLSEDIDQKVLADSTGSFQSDSKSDLGKFGDTGQKEHTELQSHVCLSGKEDETDGGRTSWKDLASSVIQTRPFTGRVQQIGVISQEGAEEKDNSLSGGEGGRNIELVDAEVQLMGSAYKKEGAGMKNLAAPKTKTGGSLSRVGDVTSKSRSGNGIDDPAMKDPPQVKSRPRGFHGHSRSFSGQIEGSIGLKARETQEKGISGDQLVTQPKWRSLTGEYEEAATDLVSPVKLQTMAEESHIPKRKFQKPVTAVSEQIKRTQGKKDAGDSSYVNSKLPFPSSKALEGQETSAMPSSNPTEQVQRVRQSKGNQELNDELKMKANELEKFYAEHKLRLPMDQSSSARRSKPADSQIEPVALQHKKSAVQGVAPVKLPEKNLAIDLSGNSDNVTDFHTPPSMKMLGNQDADTLKRNFSDLSFSDDSRGKFYEKYMQKRDAKLREEWGSKRAEKEAKLKAMHDSLERSRAEMKAKFSGSAERRQSLSNTRQRTEKQRSFNMLSNVKEQQTDLVQSEEEELEAYPDDGVSRSNQMKKPFPNRNLSSSTPRNSVAPGSRSSARASNSFSGRRRAPLENPLAQSVPSFSDFRKENTKPSSGISKVPNRSQVRSYARSKSNGEDLPLVKEEKTQQSEFLRKSSVGPVEFKDMSASHGDVANLASLEFDQGQMDHSVQDKFSKNSNSKFFHGKGNGVGPGVGSSSARKAPMTSENLTNDHDFDDSDFVADDLVDMPKGEDDDDLDIVAVQEFANGNSRLSQDSDDSVKSGSENDDSLRSISQVEHPASISEFAASVPSKFHPTGSLKDSPCESPVSWNSHVQNLFSYPHETSDIDASMDSPGSPASWNSHSLGQAEVDAARMRKKWGSAQKPFLVANSSYTQSRKDVTKGFKRLLNFGRKNRGTDSLVDWISATTSEGDDDTEDGRDPANKSSEDLRKSRMGFPQSHPSDDSFNESELNEQVEALRSSIPAPPANFKLRDDHISGSSLKAPRSFFSLSTFRSKGSDTKPR from the exons ATGAAATCGGAAATGCCTCTTGATTATGCCGTCTTCCAGCTATCGCCAAAGCGTTCACG GTGTGAATTGATTGCTTCTAGCAATGGGAATTCTGAGAAGCTGGCATCAGGTTTAGTAAAGCCGTTTGTAGCCCATCTAAAGGTTGCTGAAGAGCAATTTGCCCGGGCGGCGCAGTCAATAAAACTTGAAACAAGAAAGCATAATAGTGGGCAAACATGGTTCACAAAGGGAACTCTTGAGCG GTTTGTTCGCTTTGTTAGTACTCCCGAGGTTTTGGAACTGGTGAATACATTTGATGCAGAAATGTCTCAATTGGAAGCAGCTCGAAGAATCTATTCGATG GGGTCTGGGGATCAAAATTCTGATGCCTCAG GTGGCGATGAAGCAGGAATCGCAGCAGCTGATGCAACAAA GAAGGAGCTTCTAAGGGCTATTGACGTACGGCTTGCTGCAGTTAGGCAGGACTTAACCACTGCATGTACTCAAGCTTCTGCCGCTGGTTTTAAACCTGATAGTGTCTCTGACCTCCAACTCTTTGCAGATTGCTTCGGAGCTAATCGACTGAA TGAAGCTTGCTCCAAATTCCTGTCACTGTGCCAAAGAAGACCAGACCTGCTCCCCTTGTGGAAGTCAGGCGCTGCTGAGAGAGGAATTAGATCTTCATGTGAATCTGACATGTCCCTTGATGATCCCACAGAAGATCAAACTGCACCCTCTCGGCCCCTGTTAGTGCATTCAAACAGACACTCGAGTGACCAAGAGCCATGTGCTGTCCAAACTGTGGGAAAGCAGTCAGACCAATCAAAAGCCTCCACTAGTCAACAAACCAAGTCCTTCACTACATTTCCTGTGCGAAATGATAATTCCAATGAGAAGGACGCGGAagcgagagagaaaaaagatgaagaatcaCCAACAATCCAGATAAGTCAACCAGGTAGGCGGCTCAGTGTTCAGGACCGCATAAATCTCTTTGAAAGCAAACAGAAGGAGAATTCTAACAGCAGCAGTGGTAGTAAACCTTCTGTGAGCAAGTCTATCGAGCTGAGAAGGCTCTCCTCTGATGTTTCGTTGGCACCTGCAGCAGTTGAGAAGGCTGTGTTGAGGAGATGGAGTGGCGCAAGTGATATGAGTATTGACTTGAGTGCTGACAAGAGAGAGAACAATGGCGAAAGCCCTTTGTGTACGCCCTCCTCAACTTCCATTTCTCAGGAAAAACATACTGTTTTTCCTGTTTTGTCTGAGGATATAGACCAAAAGGTTTTGGCTGATAGCACTGGTTCTTTTCAAAGTGATAGTAAGAGTGACTTGGGTAAATTTGGAGATACTGGACAGAAAGAGCATACTGAACTGCAGAGCCATGTATGCTTATCAGGGAAAGAAGATGAGACAGATGGTGGACGCACCAGTTGGAAGGATCTAGCAAGTTCAGTGATCCAAACTAGGCCCTTTACTGGTAGGGTACAGCAGATAGGGGTAATCAGTCAGGAGGGTGCAGAAGAAAAGGATAACTCCTTATCAGGAGGTGAAGGTGGTAGAAACATAGAATTGGTGGATGCTGAGGTGCAACTGATGGGCTCTGCATATAAAAAGGAAGGAGCTGGGATGAAAAATCTGGCTGCTCCCAAGACTAAAACTGGAGGTTCCCTAAGCAGGGTTGGGGATGTGACATCCAAAAGTAGAAGTGGGAATGGTATTGATGATCCTGCCATGAAAGATCCACCACAGGTTAAATCCCGTCCTAGGGGTTTCCATGGACATTCTCGATCTTTTTCTGGGCAAATTGAAGGCAGTATAGGACTTAAAGCTAGAGAAACGCAAGAAAAAGGAATCAGTGGGGATCAATTAGTAACACAACCAAAGTGGAGATCCCTTACTGGGGAATATGAAGAAGCAGCTACGGACTTGGTGTCACCTGTGAAGCTGCAAACCATGGCGGAAGAATCTCATATCCCAAAACGGAAGTTTCAAAAGCCAGTTACAGCTGTTTCTGAACAAATTAAGAGGACTCAGGGAAAGAAGGATGCGGGCGACTCCTCATATGTGAATAGTAAATTACCTTTCCCCAGTTCAAAGGCTCTTGAGGGTCAAGAGACGTCGGCTATGCCTTCATCAAACCCAACGGAGCAAGTTCAGAGGGTACGGCAATCTAAGGGAAACCAGGAACTCAATGACGAGCTTAAGATGAAGGCTAATGAGTTGGAAAAGTTCTATGCAGAACACAAGCTTCGCCTTCCCATGGATCAGTCCAGTTCCGCTCGAAGGAGTAAACCTGCTGATTCCCAGATAGAACCAGTGGCGTTGCAGCATAAGAAATCGGCAGTCCAAGGGGTAGCTCCTGTTAAACTGCCTGAGAAGAACTTAGCGATTGACTTAAGTGGGAATTCAGATAATGTGACGGACTTCCATACTCCTCCGTCTATGAAGATGTTGGGTAATCAGGATGCCGATACTCTCAAGAGGAATTTTTCTGACCTTAGTTTCTCTGATGATTCTAGAGGAAAGTTCTATGAAAAGTACATGCAGAAAAGAGATGCAAAGTTGAGGGAAGAGTGGGGATCTAAGAGGGCAGAGAAGGAAGCAAAACTGAAAGCCATGCATGATAGCCTTGAGCGAAGTAGAGCTGAAATGAAGGCTAAGTTTTCTGGTTCAGCAGAGAGACGTCAATCACTCTCCAATACTCGTCAACGTACTGAGAAGCAGAGATCATTCAATATGCTGTCAAATGTGAAGGAGCAG CAAACTGATCTTGTTCAAAGCGAAGAGGAGGAACTTGAGGCATATCCAGATGATGGTGTTTCTAGAAGCAACCAGATGAAGAAGCCTTTTCCTAACCGTAACTTGTCTTCGTCGACTCCTCGCAATTCAGTAGCACCAGGTTCAAGATCTTCAGCCAGAGCTTCCAACTCTTTTTCCGGGAGACGGAGGGCACCGTTAGAAAACCCTCTTGCACAGTCCGTCCCCAGCTTCTCTGATTTCAGGAAAGAAAACACTAAGCCCTCCTCCGGCATCAGCAAAGTTCCAAATCGTTCACAAGTGAGAAGCTATGCTCGAAGCAAGAGTAATGGCGAGGATTTGCCTCTTGTCAAGGAAGAGAAAACTCAGCAATCTGAGTTTTTAAGGAAAAGTTCCGTTGGTCCTGTAGAGTTTAAGGACATGTCTGCTTCGCATGGTGATGTGGCTAATTTGGCTTCACTGGAATTTGATCAAGGACAGATGGATCATAGTGTTCAAGACAAATTCTCAAAGAATAGTAATTCAAAGTTTTTCCATGGAAAGGGTAATGGAGTTGGTCCTGGTGTAGGATCTAGCAGTGCAAGAAAGGCTCCAATGACATCTGAAAACTTGACGAATGATCACGATTTTGATGACTCTGATTTTGTGGCTGATGATTTGGTAGACATGCCaaaaggggaagatgatgatgatcttgaCATTGTAGCAGTCCAAGAATTTGCCAATGGAAATTCGAGGTTGAGCCAGGACTCGGATGATTCAGTGAAATCTGGGTCTGAAAATGATGATTCATTGAGATCTATTTCCCAAGTTGAGCACCCTGCTTCTATTAGTGAATTTGCTGCCTCTGTGCCATCAAAATTCCATCCAACAGGTTCTCTAAAAGATTCACCCTGTGAAAGCCCCGTCTCATGGAATTCACACGTTCAAAATTTGTTTTCCTATCCACACGAGACTTCAGATATTGATGCTTCCATGGATTCTCCTGGAAGCCCTGCATCATGGAACTCCCATTCTCTGGGCCAGGCGGAGGTTGATGCTGCGAGGATGAGAAAGAAATGGGGGAGTGCGCAGAAACCCTTTCTTGTTGCTAATTCTTCCTATACTCAGTCTCGCAAAGATGTGACGAAAGGCTTCAAACGGCTGTTGAATTTTGGCAGAAAAAATCGGGGGACTGATAGTCTGGTGGATTGGATATCTGCCACGACCTCAGAGGGAGATGATGATACTGAAGATGGAAGAGATCCTGCTAATAAGTCATCAGAAGATTTGAGGAAGTCAAGAATGGGATTTCCCCAGAGTCATCCATCTGATGACAGCTTTAATGAGAGCGAGTTAAATGAACAGG TTGAAGCCTTACGTAGCTCTATACCAGCTCCTCCTGCAAACTTTAAACTGAGGGACGATCATATCTCAGGAAGCTCTTTGAAAG CCCCCAGATCATTTTTCTCCCTTTCAACATTCCGGAGCAAGGGAAGTGACACGAAACCTAGGTGA